A stretch of DNA from Sugiyamaella lignohabitans strain CBS 10342 chromosome B, complete sequence:
GCAACAAAAATTATGTCTGCTAATGCCACCACGAGGTTGAGCTTCTAATTAATTCCCTTGAACAGTCATGTCACTTTATGACACTGGACTGGCAATATCAGTTCTTTCATGATACCTGCAGTTGGCCCTTATATTTAACATTTCAATATAGATAGACGTACCACCGGCAGGCGCGTGCCATCTAGAAACATTCCAAATCTCTTGTTTTAGTCTGATCATACGAACCACAACATATGTCGCCGAAATTCAGTCTGTGACTGACCCCTTGTTACCCCTGACAGAACCTATTCTATACCTGGTGGTTAGGGCGGACGAGACATGGCACCCGCGTCAATGTAGCCGCCGTTCCACTGTCCCAGTATGCCAAGTTCACTGTAGATAGCGAGAGAGGAACACAAACCACCAGCTCCCATGGCAAAATGGCTTCATATTACCTGGCAATCATAGGTACAAAAGATTGCCCAATTTATGAGCTTGAATTTGGCTCTTATCGCCAGAGTGGTGATGGGATTTCCAAATTCCCGCCAGAGATCAAGGAACTGAGTCCATTTATTCTCCACAGTTCCCTGGAtattgttgaagatgtcCAGTGGACTACTAATTCTCTATATTTGAAGTCAGTGGATAACTTTTATAGCTACATGGTTTCGGCCTTTGTAACCCCTGGAAGTAAGTACACTATATCAGGAGCTAATTTAGGTGTTGGCCCCAAGTTTCGGTTAGAAGAGCCTGCAGACTAACCAGTTAGACATTAAAATGATGCTTCTCcatgaaatgaaaaatgaaGACGCGATTCGACAATTTTTCAACGATGTTTATGATCTTTATGTAAAGACATTATTGTCacctttttattttgtcaaCCAGCCGATCACGAGTCCTATATTTGACCAAAGAGTCAAGCAGTTGGCTaagaaatatttataatatatgCACATCATCTTTTATTAACCTACCACACACAAAATTTTGCATCTTCTGACAACTTCTACTTGTTGATCAAGTGAGGGCATTAATCAAGCAAGGGAATTGATTAAGCAGGTCATATCATTAAAATATagataaatataatatacaaGGGGGTCGTTATTAAGTAGTCGTTACTCATCAAAGTGGCATATGACATGGCACAGGTCATTAGAGATTAAGATTCAAGTCGCGAGATAGCACGAAGAATATCATGAGGGGAGACTGGCGTACGTAAACTAGACTCAGAACGGTCTGCGTCAGAATTGGCTTCAGGAATGGTCAGTACTAATTGAGTACTGTTATTGTTCGCATAAGTgatagctgctgcttcggaGAGTTTCTTCATAGTCttatcaataaatattgatGCGGCCTTGGTTATAGACTCAATTTTATGAACTCCATCGCGAAGCTGTGTGACACCAACCTCAACATTTGGAAGGTTCTCACGGAAAGACCTCAGTTGAATAGATGGTTCGAGAACGGGGGTGCTACTGGATTTATACTCTAAAAACAGCCGTCGAGTCTGATCATCTAGCGTATTTAAAATGTTATCATCGATGAGGTTGTCTAACCTTTCTTTAGAGAGCCTGGACTTGCCCACCGACTGTAAATTCCTCtccagttcttctttctcccGCTCCAACTCTTCAAGACGTTTTTGAAAAGCCGTTAGATTATTTTGCGCAGTAACATTAAGGGAATTGGGTATGCGCTTCACATTTGCTTGGCCTGCATTTTCAGGTCGCGAGTGCCAGTCGATAGATATTTTTCCATCAACGAGGTTTTTCACCACTTCTTCCTCGAATATTTGCCGTGCAATTGTCAAAGCAGTCAGCTCCTCTGATGTGGACTTCGTAGACTGGTCTCGTTTTCGTTTTAAATCTTCACCATGAACTTCTAGATTTCTTTTTAAACACCATAAAAGGACCTGTTTCAAGCGCTGAACATCGGACAAATTCTCATCTAAATGCTTAGAAAAGTCGCGTGCATCCACATCAGAATGAGGGTCGGCTAAATATCCATTACCAATATTGCTTAGCCTCTTACCTCTATTGCTGAGACTGCTACGTCGTTTCCCAGTCGTGGTCTGATTACGGAGCTTTTGATTCCGTCGTATCACTGGTGTTTCTTGGTCATGAAGCAATACTTGTGTGGTCGAAGTACGTCCAGCAATTGAATCATCGTATGACCCGGGTTGAGAATCATGATTGTCGCTACTGGGTATGGAGGGCGGTGGAGTAGCTATCGCCGAGCCGCTCGTCGTGTCTCTAGGTCGCATTTTAGACAATTTTTGTCGTTTGTCGCTATCCTTTGAGTGCGCATGGTCGTGTTCTCGTTGTGAcctctttttctgtttctcaTTTTCCTTTGAAGAATGTGCTGAATGTTTCTGTGATGAGCTTGATTTGGATGCTATCTTTTTAGCCTTTTCTGGTTCACTTCTAGATGAAGATATAGATTGCGACTTTGCCTGTTCCAAAGCTAGATGAACAGTTTCTTTTAAAGTAGTAACCTTTTTAGAGCTGCTAACAGGTTTTGCTGTAGATGAATTAAGACTTGATTCACTATCTAGCCTTTTAAACACAAATccatcatcttcctctCGACTGACAGATTTTCTTGGTCTACCGcgtttcttcttcggcGGGTTCGTAACTTCAACGTTGGAGGATGTCGTATGTGGCACGGGTTGTCCAGAAACATCTGATCCATTTGGGCCAGCGTCTGATTTCCTGGGCCGAGCCATTTCATGTATTAAATTTTTGGCTCGGCTGTGGGGAGTGGAGGTTTGCACAGCTAGTTCCTCAGCACAAACCACCTTTTCTGCgagtcaaaaaaatttcttcTCTGCAAAAAGGTACCATCTACCAAACCAGTCTTCCTCTGTCCGTATACTATCACTTTAAAGTTAGATGAACGCGAATTAGATGAATGTCAATGCAGGGCAGTTATTACCCAAGACGCGTCTTCGAGATGTTCGTGAAGATATACACAATCCGCAGATAACGAACAAAATCGACTGGTTACGGCACTATCATGTCCATCAGCCATTACGACTCCAGTGCGGCGCTGCATCTGCACCCCGTAACCGACCGATGAGCTCAGACCAGGCGATAACGGAAACTGGCCCTACCTATGGTCACTACAGGAAGGGTCGCCCGGAACTAGAGGCCTGTCTGGCTCTTTTCACACATATCTTGACGTGTTAGCCTTTTCAACAGGGTAGGTGGtgtctccggcggctggggctccaccccagaccctggttgctcctgcttgGTAGGAGTGATTGGGAacgacgtaacgactccAGCGGATCGAGAGAAGCCACAGGGTCTGGGcacagcaccagctgctggaggcATCAGAGCCCGTACAATTTATCTCCCAACCAAACTGCCTAGTACTTAACCTCCGTGGTAAGGTTTACAGTGTAGCTGTAAGGTAAAGATTTAGACGGAATTCAAGCTCTTAACGGACTCCGAAGTACTGTTGGGATTACATGGGGTTATATGTTCATTTTCTGGTATAATCACATGCTACTAGAAGCTCTCTGTCTGACAGGCATGGGGCATTAGCATACCCGTTGAATCCTGCATACAATGGGGGACACAATAGCAATATTGCATGTTAGTTTGTGGAGGAACCTGATGTTCCAATTTAACTGCTGGTCCTGCAAACTTAGACCTGTAACTACATCCATACTCTATCCTTCCTTTAAGAACACTTGCTGACCGACATTCAAATGAGGATCTGGGTAATTTACAAGCAGCTGTCCACAGGCCGTGAACCTTTGAGCTGGGGTACATACGGAATTGGACCTGCCTATATGGGAAACATACCCTCAGCCTTATCACATGCTCATCATGTTGGGATCTATTGCATCTCACCAGAAAAAGGAATGAGAGAATGGCCACCGAACTTTATCTTAGGTAGACACTAAAAGTGCCCAAACGGGATATGAACTGAAAGAGAAATATGGTGGTGGGTGTTCGGCTTGAACTACCTCGTGACAAAGCGCCCGAGTAGATCAGACCTAACTCTATTAAATTTGCTGGAAATAGTTGACGTTTGCTTCATGAAATTTTTTCTGGTCCCGAAGCTAACATTGTCGCCGGTTGAAGCTTGTTCTCATTTTTTGGTGAATTCGGGTGAAAACTAGTGTATTAGCAAATAAACTATTTCTTGAATGTTTGGTATCTTGGCTTACAATTAAATATTTGAGAATTTCCAGTAACAGTAGGGACTCTGAAATCTTGGATACTGACTTATTACCGATAAATCGACTAAGTTTTGAGCCGTTAGGTGTCAGGTTGCAAAcaagattttatttttggatttgttcttcttcttcatcaactaAAAAGCTATCAGATATTACTTTGTTAACCTCATTATAACCCACTTCACATCTACCCGGAGCTTTAAAAATGTCGTTCAAATTCAACTGGTCTTTTTTTAACAAAGACTCGCTGCTCGATCAGACATCGGAAGTGTTTAAAGTAGCCATGAATAAAGGAATAAAGccagatattattattggtgATATGGCTGTTGATAAGTTCGAGCTTGGCACTGTTCCTCCAAGTCTGGAAATCCTTGAAATTGGTGATCTTGCTGAAGATAAATTTAGAGGTATTTTCAAACTGGAATATGCTGGAGATGCGTCTCTTTCGATTAAGACCCAGGTTCAGGCTAATCCCCTTGCACTGTTGAATGCGCAGTCATGTCGACTTCGTGGTGCTTTTCCAAAAattgttggtgctgcttgCCCTTTAGAACTTCCGTTgagtatatttatttccgAATTTAAGCTGTCTGCAATAGTGATTATAGTATTCTCTATGGCAAGAGGCTTGACCCTTGTATTTCAGAATGATCCTCTGGAGTCTGTTAAAGTGAGCTCAACATTTGACTCGTTGCCAGGTATTGCTGAGTTCTTGCAACAGGAGGTAGAGGCAAGGTTAAGAGAATCTTTACGAGATGATATCCCTGAAGTTCTCCATAAATTAAGTCAAGAAAAATTAGTGTCATCTAATCGTTCTGAAGGTATGAAAGAGCTTATGACGCATCTTCAACACACTCCACACTCACATCGGTATTCTAATGCTTTTGCTTTCACCAATGACTCGTCCCCAATTCCTGACTTGTTTCACGGTTCAGATGAGACGGTAAATGGGCTGCATGATCTGGATGCCAGTCATTCTACCTTGAGTATAAGAGCTGACTCCATGATTCCAGACTGTGTTACAAGATCGACGCTAGCATCCTTTGAGGAAGACCTGAAGGCAAAAGCAGCTATGGAAGAGGATGCCCAAAGATTAAAATATCAGGCAAGACACAAAGGAAGCAGAAGGTATAGTTCTACTAGCTCATCAACATCTTTAAGTGAGCTCGGTGCAATGTCGCCCATTATGGATGCTTATCCTCGACTCTATCGTGACGTGCGTCCTAAAAAGAGGGTAATCAAGCTGTCCAAGACAAATTCTACCATATCAGAACCGTCAACTATTTCACCATCAACACAATTAGAATCTCCCAATATCACAGCTTCTACCTCCACACATTGTACACCCGCATCGCCCCAATCCCCGCCATCAAGAAGCACACCTGAAATGTCCCCATTGCATAGTAACAAAGGCTCGCCACGAGAACGGGGTCGACCAAAGCGCCGCGAATTATCCTTTGCATCCATAAGGAGCCCATCGCCAATAGACCTTGACTTCAGAGCTGTCCTAGAGaaacaaaagcaaaaagagaATCTTAGTTTTACACTTAATGGAGCATCTGAGAAGACATTATCAAAGTGGGCCATAAATAATCAGCATCAAATTTTTGCACCGCCAAAATATGAAGAGTTGAGGGAAGACTTGTAATAAACAGATATAATAGGAATAATGACTTAATGACTTAATGAAATAAtgacaatattttttataacCTGACGGATGAGATCtatttcaataaataatgtatATATGCTTAATTGTCATCTAAAATCGCTTCTATTAGCTTATTCGCCTTGACCCTGGCTTTTTCCTGCTCCTCGCTGCTTTTTGTATCGTCTATGGCAGAAATCGGCTTTATCTGACCCAAGATCCAAGCTTCTTTCAAACTACGGGTGACGAACAGCAAGTCCTCAGCAGCACGTACCTAAATGTCAGTATACCAGCAATTGCATTGATGGGTAGTTCAACTTACTACCGTTGTAGCATTAGCTTCGATTTGAAAACTCTCACCAGCGATGGATCCTCGGTCACTTCCAGAGTTCTGTCCTTTTGTTAGCAGTGCCTTAAGATCAGAATACATACCACCTCACTTACTCCTGCCAAATCTACAATCTCTGAAAACTTTGAGACGAGTCTGTCAGTTGCACTATCAATACGATCGAGCAAAACTCCAGTCCTCTGAGGTATCTGTTGAACCGGTTTTGACATAATGAATCTTGAGGTTAGGTGGAGAAATAACGTCAATTAATGATGAACTTCAACATGTGAAGAGTCTGTGTCACGTGACACAACTATTTCCAAGTCGAAATATATCTCACTCAATAGACTATCAAGATTATAAAGTCAAACGCATTCTCAACTGactcaaaaatattttagaTTCTAGGTTGGTCGATTCTTTAATGATTTGATTTAATGATAGGGACAATGCCCTTGAAGAAATATCGCATCCTGGGGACATGAAGGCAGGTTGGTCGGTATGATTGTCTTTAGAAAAATCACAgctttataaataaaatctTGAGACAAGGTTATATATTAGTATCGCTTTGTTCGCCTGACGGATATTGCGATTGCAATACTCAGGTATTTAAGGTTGCATGCATGCTGCAACGCATGTTGGCTCAATATCCCCTGAATCCTTTGTTCAACATGTAAAGTTAATTACAATAAAGTTAAAAAAATCCCATACAATTACAAAGTGGTTTGTATATCTCAATAGCTGTGGTGACCTCACCTAATATGACTCTCTCGCTGCCGTTACTCTCAAAAACAattctgctgttgtcaagTAGACCGTTTTACCCTGTTGATTTATACTGGGATATTTTACTTAAgcttttatatatttaacCTTAAGAAATTACCTTGAATCGTCTATAAGAAGGGAAGAGTTGAACTGCCCTGGGTCAATTCAACAAACAACGAAGATGCTCCCAAAGTTATACCTCATATTTCTATCAGCAACCGCCGCTGCGGCCACCCAATATCATAGGCACCATTCCCACCCCTCTAGCAAAGCAGTTTACTTGGAAGACACTGGCAGAGTCATTAATGCCATGGTTAACGATTTTAGAAGAAGTGGAGACAATCCTAGTTCTGCCGCTGTCACCAGCTTTATagttgatgttgatgaacAACTCCAAAATATGATGGAAATAATGAACGAAGGCAATTCAGAAGAAGGAATTTCCATTGACAATATTGTAGTTCCTACTTTCCAGGTTCTGGATGAAGGGTTCCAAATGGTCATAGATAATGTTGCCAGTACTGTACGTCATCCCAACTACATGCCTGCTCTTTACTCACTGTCTGTCTCGTTGTCCAGAGCTTCAGATCTCGCTGCTAAGTTGGATATGAAACAtcacaaaaataaactagGCTTTCTCAAAGATCAAGTAGTTGTTATGTCAAAGCGTCCTAAAACTTCCACATTGTTTCGCAAGAGGGATAGGGATCCCATAAATCAAGCTGCAGAGGAAATAACCTCTGCCAAACAGGAAATTGACACTTTAGTTAGCTGGCTTAAGTCACAGTCGAAGCCATCAGATAGAAATATTGTAATGGAATACAGCAAATCTTTGGAGAACATATTCAATGATGCCGAAAAGAGTGCTTCGGATGCAATGGATGGCTCAGGTAAAAACCCCTCTACAGTTAATTCGGCCCTACTTGGACCCTTATTCCAATCGGCAGGAGGCGCTGTTGAAATCCTAACTAACGTTCTTACTTCTACCCCTCTTGATAAACCACTTTCGGACCAACTAGTTCTGATTTCAAAGCAAGTAGATAAGCTCTCAACACTAGCAAATGCTTACGATTTAAGTCAGCAttcaagtcaattgactcgtATGGCAACAAAGCTAAGAAATATATCGACTGGAGCGGTTCATACCAAAAATACTGACAAAGTTGCAAGACAATTGGACCTCATGGGTGGAATCAACGCTGGAATGATAAATGCAAGACAGAGAATTGATAACGTCAAAAATGATTTGCAACATGGCGGCAATCATATTACCGAGGATGTTATGGTGAACGCAATTACCGGTTTAGATGGTCAAGTTGACAATCTAATTGGAATGGTCGCTAGTGCACTAGCACCCGATACTGGCGGCCTCTCTCTTGTTGTGGAAGGTGCCATCCTTGGTCCGACTTTTCAATCATTGACTGACGGAGTAGAGGTGCTGATTGGTAAAGTCGGAGCTGTAGCTGACATTGCAGTGGTGCCAGTAACCCATCTTTTAGCGTCAAATTTGCAAAATGTAGCCCAGATTTCAGGCGACTATGGAATGTCCCAGTTTCAAGAAAAATTTACCCAACAAAGCCAACAGCTTACTCACGCCGCCGTCTTGGGCCAAAAGGCAGCATTACACAAGCTTCCCGTGTCCCAATCATGACCCTGGAGGTCATGGCCGTTCTGTTGCGAACAAGAACAGATGTTTCCTACATAAATACAGTGTTTACAAAatgtttttatttatcacAATTCTTTATAATGCAAAATACATAGTAATGCCGAAGCTAATGCTCTAAGTTCTCCAATTGGCGACTaactaaataaatatcatcacGGGCCTTCGTAACCCATAATTTTATTGCCGTTCTAACGCTATAAATCGCTAGATCAAGGGCGATCCAAACGACAAGCACTGGATAGCAGAACACGTACATCCGAGCCTGTGTTTCTGGTGAGACGTCATGATACCAGATTTTAAGCAATGCCCAACATAAAAAGGGAGGGCAAATAGCAGCCAAACCCAGAATCGACATTAACGGCAGTAGTAACTTAGTAGCGGCCATCGGATTCTGGTAACCAATCCACCCATTTTCGGACAGCGCTCTAAAACTACGTGCCAATGACGAGTTTGGTGCGTGTTGCATCACAACATTCTTTGCCAATAAGATAGAAAGTACACCACTTATGAACTTCGTCAACATAGACTTAGAATAAACAATCTCTGACGAGAGAACATGATatagtggtgatgatatgTATAGATCAAGGATGCCACCAATAGCTGTAGGAACTACTAAGCATACCAAGATACTAAACAGAAGCTTAAACAAATGAACAATTCCAGACGCAGCTTCTGATGACGCGAGCGGTGACTGTCGGAGCTGATTATATTCGTTTAGGAACTTTTCCTTTACGCGGTCCCAGTTGTCAGCTgtataaaacaaaatgaacaGTGGGATAGATCCCAAAATAAATTGAAAAACGTCACACATATCTTTAAAAATAGGGTGCAATAAAAATTGTGACATAACATGCCCTGTATAGATGGGAATAAGGATCATACTCATAACAACTAATGCACCATATCCCCAAATACAGCAAAGCAAAAGAGCAATTCTAATCCTGAAGTGCGGCGGTCTGTACACTACGGAATATTTTTCCAGTTCGTTGGATTCTGATCCCTCTTCGACTCCATCCAATCTTACATCGTCCTTAGTTACCGGTATAAAGAGGttcagtttctttttggagGAGATGCTGTCAGTATCTGGTGCGCGAACAAATCCACCATCCTTCACAAAGTATGCCCCATCCCATTTACCATTCTTCGCAATGTCATCTATAGTAACTGGTCGGGAGTAGTCTGGTTTACTGGACATAAACCAAGCTGCAATACTTCCATAATGAACTGTGCCTTGCTCTTGAGGGACAGGTTTGTTGAGTATGAAGGATGATAATCGTAAATACGAACAGGATGATTCGAAAGCGTATGCCCATATCTTGCGCATCACACTCAAATTTCTAACGGTTCGGATAAAGATAGGGAGCGTAAGGAAATAGGCAGCGCAAAATGGTATCATTATCACAATATGCTCCCGAGTAGTCGATACAAATGAAACGGGGAGGAATTCGACGTTCAAGTATCTCAAGGTATAAATCACTCCTCCTAGACAAAGAACTATCAATGCACCATAAATCAAAGCAGAGAGCCCAATTTTTGCCAATTGTGACATTAATCCCCTATCAAGAACATCTTTGATGGGGTGGAAATTAGGGTCGTTAGGATCCCGAACAAAATAGAGCACTCCAGGTCTCATGATTTTGCGACAAAGGGATACAAACATTGCAAAAATGAACATATAACATGTTCCCAAAGCCCAATGAAGTATTGTACTAATAACCGGGTATTTGACAGCAAAATTGACTTGGTCAGCAATTGAAGCCGTTTCAAATAATGGCAATAATGAGAAGtctaataataatccaCAAAATATGGGAAAAAGTACCAATTCAATTCCAATGACAGTGATAACTTTACAAATAGCCCCCATTTCTTTCAAGACTCTCAACATATCCCTTCCAGTACGTGAAGCCGTAAGATTGGAGTTCGAAATAAATGCAGCCAGAAAGGTACCCGAAATACTGTAGCCCAAGAAAGTGAGAAGCAACCTAGAAGTAATGCTTGCTCTGATCATGATTGAACTGTTCACACTACTAGGTATGCCATTAATTAGATTAAAGGTGAGGTCTTTTACAGCTTCGTGAAATTTGACGAGAGAAAAATCAGGATTCGAAGCCAATATTCTCGTATCAATAAAAGAAGCAAAGACAAAGAATATGTTGTTAACCCAAGTGACCTGTGATTCTAGTGTTTGTTTGTAAAACTTCAATATTGGGGATACACTTTCACCGAGAAGTATGACCACAAGTCTTCCTGTCGCATACGGTAAAAGATAGAGACAAGCTAAGGCAATGGCTGAAAGAACAGTTGCGGCTGCACACGTCGCAAAGGCGTTCACAATAGGGCCCTTGAGGCCAATTATATCACGGATACCTTCAACCTCACCCACTTCTCCCAGATCTTCAGGTTCATCGTCGACTCcgccaaaaaagaaatcatctTCACGAACATTCACTGGTAATGCAAAATCTTGCGGACGATGTATTCGGCCATCCCTGCCGTTAGCATTATCATTGGCAAtggcattggcattttCAACATTCTGGTCTCTACCCTCAAGGGCTACGTTTTCTCCATTAGCTCTTTCAGCTTGGGGAGCGTCGAAAGCTCCGAAGTCAGCTCTCAGTCTGTCTAGCTCAATGTCAAGTGGGTTCTCATCAACTGCTCTGACTGCTTCTATACGAGGATTTGGAATCCGCAGTTGAGGTACCATCTGggcattattattatgaatGGCATTTGCGATGTTTCCAACGGGCGCATTTCCAGCCATTTGTAGGTCGCGTACAAATGCATCATTGAGAAGGATCCATTCTCTAACAATCATTACGACAAAAGCGCAAAATATCAGGAAACAGATCAAAACCTCGCCTTCCAATATGAGTGTGACTACAATCTTGGCTTCTGGTCGCCACTTTCTAATCAGA
This window harbors:
- the TRS20 gene encoding Trs20p (Core component of transport protein particle (TRAPP) complexes I-III; TRAPP complexes are related multimeric guanine nucleotide-exchange factors for the GTPase Ypt1p, regulating ER-Golgi traffic (TRAPPI), intra-Golgi traffic (TRAPPII), endosome-Golgi traffic (TRAPPII and III) and autophagy (TRAPPIII); mutation of conserved residues leads to defects in endocytic recycling and a block in sporulation/meiosis; mutations in the human homolog cause the spondyloepiphyseal dysplasia; GO_component: GO:0005794 - Golgi apparatus [Evidence IEA,IEA]; GO_component: GO:1990070 - TRAPPI protein complex [Evidence IDA] [PMID 11239471]; GO_component: GO:1990071 - TRAPPII protein complex [Evidence IDA] [PMID 11239471]; GO_component: GO:1990072 - TRAPPIII protein complex [Evidence IDA] [PMID 20375281]; GO_component: GO:0005783 - endoplasmic reticulum [Evidence IEA,IEA]; GO_component: GO:0005622 - intracellular [Evidence IEA]; GO_component: GO:0000407 - pre-autophagosomal structure [Evidence IEA]; GO_function: GO:0003674 - molecular_function [Evidence ND]; GO_process: GO:0006888 - ER to Golgi vesicle-mediated transport [Evidence IEA]; GO_process: GO:0006888 - ER to Golgi vesicle-mediated transport [Evidence IMP] [PMID 11239471]; GO_process: GO:0006888 - ER to Golgi vesicle-mediated transport [Evidence IGI] [PMID 9564032]; GO_process: GO:0006914 - autophagy [Evidence IEA]; GO_process: GO:0006810 - transport [Evidence IEA,IEA]; GO_process: GO:0016192 - vesicle-mediated transport [Evidence IEA]), whose translation is MASYYLAIIGTKDCPIYELEFGSYRQSGDGISKFPPEIKELSPFILHSSLDIVEDVQWTTNSLYLKSVDNFYSYMVSAFVTPGSKYTISGANLGVGPKFRLEEPAD
- a CDS encoding Mitochondrial distribution and morphology protein 34, with product MSFKFNWSFFNKDSLLDQTSEVFKVAMNKGIKPDIIIGDMAVDKFELGTVPPSLEILEIGDLAEDKFRGIFKLEYAGDASLSIKTQVQANPLALLNAQSCRLRGAFPKIVGAACPLELPLSIFISEFKLSAIVIIVFSMARGLTLVFQNDPLESVKVSSTFDSLPGIAEFLQQEVEARLRESLRDDIPEVLHKLSQEKLVSSNRSEGMKELMTHLQHTPHSHRYSNAFAFTNDSSPIPDLFHGSDETVNGLHDLDASHSTLSIRADSMIPDCVTRSTLASFEEDLKAKAAMEEDAQRLKYQARHKGSRRYSSTSSSTSLSELGAMSPIMDAYPRLYRDVRPKKRVIKLSKTNSTISEPSTISPSTQLESPNITASTSTHCTPASPQSPPSRSTPEMSPLHSNKGSPRERGRPKRRELSFASIRSPSPIDLDFRAVLEKQKQKENLSFTLNGASEKTLSKWAINNQHQIFAPPKYEELREDL